A genomic region of Candidatus Zixiibacteriota bacterium contains the following coding sequences:
- a CDS encoding GNAT family N-acetyltransferase: MDIPTILTSRLVLRAFRLGDVDRLHEILNENGILRHFPNPEPPDRERVEKFIEAQLTHWEEHGYGWWAVERRDQAALIGWVGLQYLPDTDETEVAFLLSGCHWGQGLATEGAQASLAFGFTRFPFDQIVAVAHPQNAASLRVLEKLGMTFTHEAVYFGMPVRRYVIQAGFFHEGVDTPQRPG, encoded by the coding sequence ATGGACATACCTACGATCCTCACCTCCCGTTTGGTGCTCCGGGCATTCAGACTGGGCGATGTGGATCGGTTGCACGAGATCCTCAACGAAAACGGGATTCTGCGGCACTTCCCCAACCCGGAGCCGCCCGACCGTGAACGTGTCGAGAAGTTCATTGAGGCGCAATTGACACACTGGGAGGAGCACGGCTATGGCTGGTGGGCGGTCGAACGGCGCGATCAGGCGGCGTTGATTGGTTGGGTCGGTCTGCAATACCTGCCGGATACCGATGAGACAGAGGTGGCGTTTCTCCTGAGCGGGTGCCATTGGGGGCAGGGACTGGCGACAGAGGGCGCACAGGCGAGTCTGGCGTTCGGCTTCACGCGGTTTCCGTTCGATCAGATCGTTGCCGTGGCCCATCCGCAGAATGCCGCCTCGCTGCGGGTGCTGGAGAAGCTGGGGATGACATTCACACATGAGGCGGTCTACTTCGGCATGCCGGTGCGGCGGTATGTGATCCAAGCCGGGTTCTTCCACGAGGGTGTAGACACGCCTCAGCGGCCCGGCTGA